In a genomic window of Balaenoptera ricei isolate mBalRic1 chromosome 3, mBalRic1.hap2, whole genome shotgun sequence:
- the JADE2 gene encoding E3 ubiquitin-protein ligase Jade-2 isoform X2, with amino-acid sequence MEEKRRKYSISSDNSDTTDSHATSASRCSKLPSSTKSGWPRQNEKKPSEVFRTDLITAMKIPDSYQLSPDDYYILADPWRQEWEKGVQVPAGAEAIPEPVVRILPPLEGPPTQVSPSGSELGEGSQPDWPGGSRYDLDEIDAYWLELINSELKEMERPELDELTLERVLEELETLCHQNMARAIETQEGLGIEYDEDVVCDVCRSPEGEDGNEMVFCDKCNVCVHQACYGILKVPTGSWLCRTCALGVQPKCLLCPKRGGALKPTRSGTKWVHVSCALWIPEVSIGCPEKMEPITKISHIPASRWALSCSLCKECTGTCIQCSMPSCVTAFHVTCAFDHSLEMRTILADNDEVKFKSFCQEHSDGGPRGETTSEPVEPSPASEDLEKVTLRKQRLQQLEEDFYELVEPAEVAERLDLAEALVDFIYQYWKLKRKANANQPLLTPKTDEVDNLAQQEQDVLYRRLKLFTHLRQDLERVRNLCYMVTRRERTKHAICKLQEQIFHLQMKLIEQDLCRERSGRRAKGKKSDSKRKGREGPKGSPEKKEKVKAGSDSVLGQLGLSTSFPIDGTFFNSWLAQSVQITAENMAMSEWSLNNGHREDPAPGLLSEELLQDEETLLSFMRDPSLRPGDPARKARGRTRLPAKKKPPQDGPGSRTTPDKTPKKPWGQDAGSGKGGQGPPARKPPRRTPSHLPSSPTAEDCPIPAAPESPPPPAPETPDEAAPIAADSNVQVPGPTASSKPSGRLRPPRESRGTRRSPSARPDAGTGPPSAVAERPKPELLQQEPCKSPVNQSNHSVDAKEYFDHNTAQPGPDNLSLGLFFKWSSLATKYRNMFIAHVQEASPSSWTRMLFCCWCWISDPRAGPTVSSPEL; translated from the exons AGGTGTGCAGGTGCCCGCCGGGGCAGAGGCCATTCCAGAGCCCGTGGTGAG GATTCTTCCACCATTGGAAGGCCCCCCTACCCAGGTGTCCCCTAGCGGCTCCGAACTTGGTGAGGGCTCCCAGCCTGATTGGCCAGGGGGCAGCCGCTATGACCTGGACGAGATTGACGCCTACTGGCTGGAACTCATCAACTCGGAGCTCAAGGAGATGG AGAGGCCAGAGCTGGATGAGCTGACGCTCGAGCGCGTGCTGGAGGAGCTGGAGACTCTGTGCCACCAGAACATGGCGCGGGCCATCGAGACGCAGGAGGGGCTGGGCATCGAGTATGATGAGGATGTCGTCTGTGACGTGTGCCGCTCTCCCGAGGGTGAAGATGGCAACGAGATGGTCTTCTGCGACAAATGCAACGTCTGCGTGCACCAG GCATGCTACGGGATCCTCAAGGTGCCCACGGGCAGCTGGTTGTGCCGGACGTGTGCCCTGGGTGTCCAGCCGAAGTGCCTGCTCTGCCCCAAGCGAGGAGGAGCCTTGAAGCCCACTAGAAGTGGGACCAAGTGGGTGCACGTCAGCTGCGCTCTGTGGATTCCTGAG GTCAGCATCGGGTGCCCCGAGAAGATGGAGCCCATCACCAAGATCTCGCATATCCCAGCCAGCCGCTGGGCTCTGTCCTGCAGCCTCTGCAAGGAGTGCACGGGCACCTGCATCCAG tGTTCCATGCCTTCCTGCGTCACGGCATTCCACGTCACATGCGCCTTTGACCACAGCCTGGAAATGAGGACTATATTAGCAGACAACGACGAGGTCAAGTTCAAGTCGTTCTGCCAGGAGCACAGTGATGGGGGCCCACGGGGTGAAACCACGTCCGAACCCgtggagcccagcccagccagcgAGGACCTGGAGAAGGTGACCCTGCGCAAGCAACGGCTGCAGCAGCTGGAGGAAGACTTCTATGAGCTGGTGGAGCCGGCCGAGGTGGCCGAGCGCCTGGACCTGGCTGAGGCGCTGGTCGACTTCATCTACCAGTACTGGAAGCTGAAGAGGAAAGCCAACGCCAACCAGCCACTGCTGACGCCCAAGACCGACGAGGTGGACAACCTGGCCCAGCAGGAGCAGGACGTCCTCTACCGCCGCCTGAAGCTCTTCACGCACCTGCGGCAGGACCTGGAGAGA GTTAGAAATCTGTGCTACATGGTGACAAGGCGCGAGAGAACGAAACACGCCATCTGCAAACTCCAGGAGCAGATATTCCACCTGCAGATGAAACTTATTGAACAGGATCTGTGTCGAG AGCGGTCTGGGAGGAGAGCAAAGGGCAAGAAGAGCGACTCGAAAAGGAAAGGCCGCGAGGGTCCGAAGGGCAGCCccgagaagaaagagaaagtgaaggCAGGGTCCGACTCAGTCCTGGGGCAGCTTG GCCTGTCCACTTCATTCCCCATCGACGGCACCTTCTTCAACAGCTGGCTGGCGCAGTCGGTGCAGATCACGGCAGAGAACATGGCCATGAGCGAGTGGTCGTTAAACAATGGGCACCGCGAGGACCCTGCTCCGGGGCTGCTGTCGGAGGAGCTGCTGCAGGACGAGGAGACGCTGCTGAGCTTCATGCGGGACCCCTCACTGCGACCTGGCGACCCTGCCAGGAAGGCCCGTGGCCGCACCCGCCTGCCTGCCAAGAAGAAACCACCACAGGATGGGCCCGGTTCACGGACGACTCCAGACAAAACCCCCAAGAAGCCCTGGGGCCAGGATGCTGGCAGCGGCAAGGGGGGTCAGGGGCCACCTGCCAGGAAGCCACCACGGCGAACGCCTTCTCACCTGCCATCCAGTCCTACAGCCGAGGACTGTCCTATCCCAGCAGCTCCCGAGAGCCCCCCACCGCCGGCCCCCGAGACCCCGGACGAGGCAGCCCCAATAGCTGCCGACTCGAATGTCCAAGTGCCTGGCCCTACGGCGAGTTCCAAGCCCTCAGGCCGGCTCCGGCCGCCCCGCGAGAGCAGGGGAACCCGGAGATCGCCAAGTGCCAGGCCTGATGCCGGGACAGGACCGCCTTCTGCTGTGGCCGAGAGGCCAAAG CCAGAACTTCTCCAACAAGAACCTTGCAAAAGTCCAGTGAATCAGTCGAATCATTCTGTGGATGCCAAAGAATATTTTGACCATAATACAGCACAGCCTGGACCTGACAACTTGTCActtggacttttttttaaatggagctcTTTAGCAACCAAGTATAGAAACATGTTCATTGCACACGTCCAAGAGGCGAGCCCAAGCTCTTGGACGAGGATGCTGTTCTGCTGCTGGTGTTGGATTTCAGATCCCCGGGCTGGGCCCACTGTGAGCTCTCCTGAACTCTGA